The Thioalkalivibrio thiocyanodenitrificans ARhD 1 genome window below encodes:
- the hfq gene encoding RNA chaperone Hfq, which produces MSKGQTLQEPFLNTLRKERIPVSIYLVNGIKLQGQIDSFDQFVVLLKNTVSQMVYKHAISTIVPSRPVKLAVSEDMQPED; this is translated from the coding sequence ATGTCAAAGGGGCAAACCTTACAAGAACCCTTCCTCAACACGTTGCGCAAGGAACGGATACCGGTGTCCATCTATCTGGTCAATGGCATCAAGCTTCAGGGCCAGATCGATTCCTTCGATCAGTTCGTGGTGCTGCTGAAGAACACCGTCAGCCAGATGGTGTATAAGCACGCCATTTCCACCATCGTCCCCTCGCGTCCGGTGAAGCTGGCCGTGTCCGAGGACATGCAGCCCGAGGACTGA
- the hflX gene encoding ribosome rescue GTPase HflX: MFERPQQGEQAVLVHMALSDASRDDDCVEFTDLARSAGARPVALVTGARKSPDPRLFVGSGKAEEIRRHVVEQCAELVIFDHELSPSQERNLERLFQCRVLDRTGLILDIFAQRARSHEGKLQVELAQLRHMSTRLVRGWTHLERQKGGIGLRGPGETQLETDRRLLAGRIKQILRRLEKVEGQREQGRQSRRRAEIPTVSLVGYTNAGKSTLFNRLTGAGVYAADQLFATLDPTLRRVDLPDQQSMILADTVGFVRQLPHDLVAAFKATLTETREASLLLHVVDAADPRREANIEHVNRVLNEIGANDVPQILVFNKIDAVPDSGPRLVPAAHGEPARVYLSAHTGEGVDLLMEWLADRFADSLVQGWMTLPPSAGRERAGLYEMGAVLAEELQPNGDMRLEVRLPRRRLEELFRDTGLTPLVESDRQHVA, from the coding sequence TTGTTTGAAAGACCCCAGCAGGGCGAACAGGCGGTGCTCGTGCACATGGCCCTGTCCGATGCATCCCGGGATGACGACTGCGTCGAGTTCACCGACCTGGCCCGGTCCGCCGGAGCACGGCCCGTTGCGCTGGTAACCGGCGCCCGCAAGTCGCCGGACCCGCGCCTTTTCGTGGGCAGCGGCAAGGCCGAGGAGATCCGCCGTCACGTGGTCGAGCAGTGCGCGGAACTGGTCATCTTCGATCACGAGCTTTCCCCCAGTCAGGAACGCAACCTGGAGCGCCTGTTCCAGTGCCGTGTGCTGGACCGCACCGGCCTGATCCTGGACATCTTCGCGCAGCGTGCCCGCTCCCATGAGGGCAAGCTTCAGGTCGAGCTGGCCCAGTTGCGCCACATGTCCACCCGCCTGGTCCGGGGATGGACTCACCTGGAACGCCAGAAGGGCGGTATCGGCCTGCGCGGGCCGGGCGAGACGCAGCTGGAGACCGACCGCCGGCTGCTGGCCGGGCGCATCAAACAGATCCTGCGCCGGCTCGAAAAGGTGGAAGGGCAGCGCGAGCAGGGCCGCCAGTCGCGCCGACGCGCCGAGATCCCGACCGTGTCCCTGGTGGGCTATACCAACGCTGGAAAGTCCACCCTGTTCAATCGGCTTACCGGCGCCGGTGTCTACGCCGCCGACCAGCTCTTTGCCACCTTGGATCCCACCCTCCGCCGTGTGGACCTGCCGGATCAGCAGTCCATGATCCTGGCCGACACGGTGGGCTTCGTGCGCCAGCTGCCCCACGATCTCGTCGCCGCATTCAAGGCGACGCTCACCGAGACGCGTGAGGCCAGCCTGTTGCTGCACGTGGTGGATGCCGCCGACCCGCGACGCGAGGCCAATATAGAGCATGTGAACCGGGTCCTGAATGAGATCGGCGCGAACGATGTGCCGCAGATTCTCGTTTTCAACAAGATTGACGCCGTGCCGGATTCCGGACCGCGTCTGGTGCCCGCGGCCCATGGGGAACCGGCCCGGGTGTATCTCTCCGCGCACACCGGCGAGGGTGTGGATCTCCTGATGGAGTGGCTGGCGGATCGTTTTGCCGACTCTCTGGTACAGGGCTGGATGACGCTGCCTCCCTCGGCCGGTCGGGAGCGGGCCGGGCTTTATGAGATGGGCGCGGTACTCGCCGAAGAGCTGCAGCCCAACGGCGATATGCGCCTGGAGGTTCGTCTGCCCCGCCGGCGGCTGGAGGAACTTTTCCGTGACACCGGGCTCACTCCTCTGGTGGAGTCCGATCGCCAGCACGTCGCCTGA
- the hflK gene encoding FtsH protease activity modulator HflK yields the protein MPWNEPGKNSNDPWGGGGRGGGAGGGPPDLDELIKKLTSRFGGLFGGGGDGGGGGGMGRHASAGISLIVILAIVVWLASGFYIVSEGERGVVLRFGAFQTVTDPGPNWHLPYPIERVERVDIGSVRSLQHRALMLTADENIIDVDVEVQFRVSDPEAFLFNVRDPERTVRQVMESAIRERVAMEPTLVRDQMMRDPAGAMDVDAEVVEPRETDALLASDFVPIGAARHEWNDLEFILGEGRGQIADSSMEVIQQAMDDYGAGVVIIRVNMPQAQPPEAVQEAFADAIRAREDQIRFRNEAQAYANGIVPQARGEAARITQEAEAYREQVLARAEGDASRFSQLLVEYQRAPAVTRERLYLETSEAVLSNTNKVIVDMKSGNNLMYLPLDKFMQQQATGAAPRLSTEQRGIDSTPTPLPSLGQRPDPRTREVR from the coding sequence ATGCCCTGGAATGAACCAGGAAAGAACAGCAACGACCCATGGGGCGGCGGTGGCCGCGGTGGGGGTGCGGGCGGCGGTCCGCCCGATCTGGACGAGCTGATCAAGAAGCTTACCAGCCGATTCGGCGGATTGTTCGGCGGCGGTGGCGACGGTGGCGGCGGTGGCGGCATGGGTCGTCATGCCTCTGCCGGCATCAGCCTGATTGTCATCCTCGCGATCGTGGTGTGGCTGGCCTCGGGCTTCTACATCGTCAGCGAGGGTGAACGCGGCGTGGTGCTGCGATTCGGCGCCTTCCAGACGGTGACCGACCCGGGCCCCAACTGGCATCTGCCCTATCCCATCGAACGGGTGGAGCGGGTCGACATCGGCAGTGTGCGAAGCCTGCAGCACCGGGCGCTGATGCTCACCGCGGACGAGAACATCATCGACGTGGATGTGGAAGTGCAGTTCCGGGTCAGTGACCCCGAGGCCTTCCTGTTCAACGTGCGTGATCCGGAACGTACCGTCCGCCAGGTGATGGAGTCCGCCATCCGTGAGCGGGTGGCCATGGAGCCTACGCTCGTGCGCGACCAGATGATGCGCGATCCTGCGGGCGCCATGGATGTGGATGCCGAGGTGGTGGAACCCCGCGAAACCGATGCCCTGCTGGCCAGCGACTTCGTGCCCATCGGCGCCGCCCGCCATGAGTGGAACGACCTGGAGTTCATTCTCGGTGAAGGGCGCGGCCAGATCGCCGATTCCTCCATGGAGGTGATTCAGCAGGCGATGGACGACTACGGTGCCGGGGTTGTGATCATCCGGGTCAACATGCCGCAGGCGCAGCCGCCCGAGGCAGTGCAGGAGGCGTTCGCCGACGCCATCCGTGCCCGCGAGGACCAGATCCGTTTCCGCAACGAGGCCCAGGCCTACGCCAACGGCATCGTGCCCCAGGCACGAGGCGAGGCAGCCCGTATCACGCAGGAGGCCGAGGCCTATCGCGAGCAGGTGCTCGCTCGGGCGGAAGGTGATGCCTCGCGCTTCAGCCAGCTCCTGGTGGAGTACCAGCGCGCGCCGGCCGTCACCCGCGAACGCCTCTATCTGGAGACCAGCGAGGCCGTGCTGAGCAACACCAACAAGGTGATCGTGGACATGAAGAGCGGCAACAACCTTATGTACCTGCCACTGGACAAGTTCATGCAGCAGCAGGCCACCGGCGCCGCCCCACGCCTGTCCACTGAACAGCGTGGTATCGACAGCACGCCGACCCCGCTGCCCAGCCTGGGCCAGCGGCCCGATCCCAGAACCCGGGAGGTGCGCTGA
- the hflC gene encoding protease modulator HflC, producing MIRILGIVAVVAAIVIGLATYTVDERERVILFSLGEIKAMDLEPGLHFKFPLVNNVRKFDARVLTLDIPPDRFLTSEAKNVIVDFYAKWRIDDVGQFFVSTRGVERNAEDRISQILRTNMRNEFGRYTLEQVVSTERLAIMRAVREQAADTARELGVVLVDVRVRRMDLPDEVSESVYERMRAERERIAQDFRARGREEAERIRARADRDRTVILADAYREAERVRGEGDARAADTYARAFGEDEEFFSFYRSLIAYRNTMTGGNSMFVIEPDSEFFRYFGNPAGTTASPE from the coding sequence ATGATCCGCATTCTTGGAATCGTTGCGGTGGTGGCCGCAATCGTCATCGGCCTGGCCACCTATACCGTGGACGAACGCGAACGGGTGATCCTGTTCAGCCTGGGCGAGATCAAGGCCATGGACCTGGAGCCGGGCCTGCACTTCAAGTTCCCCCTGGTGAACAACGTGCGCAAGTTCGACGCACGGGTCCTCACCCTGGACATCCCGCCGGACCGTTTTCTGACCAGTGAGGCCAAGAACGTCATTGTCGACTTCTACGCCAAGTGGCGTATCGACGACGTGGGCCAGTTCTTCGTGTCCACACGGGGTGTCGAACGCAACGCGGAGGATCGCATTTCGCAGATCCTGCGCACCAACATGCGTAACGAGTTCGGCCGCTACACCCTGGAACAGGTGGTCTCCACCGAGCGTCTGGCCATCATGCGTGCCGTGCGTGAACAGGCGGCGGATACCGCAAGGGAACTCGGCGTGGTGCTGGTGGACGTGCGCGTCCGGCGCATGGACCTCCCCGACGAGGTGAGCGAATCGGTCTACGAGCGCATGCGCGCGGAGCGTGAGCGTATCGCCCAGGATTTCCGTGCCCGGGGCCGCGAGGAGGCCGAGCGCATCCGTGCCCGCGCCGACCGTGACCGCACAGTGATCCTGGCCGACGCTTACCGCGAGGCCGAACGGGTGCGAGGCGAGGGTGATGCGCGTGCCGCGGATACCTACGCGCGCGCCTTTGGCGAGGACGAGGAGTTCTTCTCCTTTTATCGAAGCCTGATCGCCTACCGCAATACCATGACGGGCGGCAACAGCATGTTCGTCATCGAGCCGGATTCGGAGTTCTTCCGTTATTTCGGAAACCCGGCCGGCACGACAGCCTCCCCGGAATGA
- a CDS encoding DUF2065 domain-containing protein yields MLWNDLLAAVALLLVLEGLMPFLNPAGFKRALTQVAALPDRVLRAMGLAGMVLGALLLWWLRG; encoded by the coding sequence ATGCTCTGGAACGATCTCCTTGCCGCCGTGGCCCTGCTGCTGGTACTGGAAGGCCTCATGCCCTTCCTCAACCCGGCGGGATTCAAGCGCGCGCTGACCCAGGTGGCCGCCTTGCCGGACCGGGTGTTGCGTGCCATGGGGCTGGCCGGCATGGTACTGGGCGCGCTGCTGCTCTGGTGGCTTCGGGGGTGA
- a CDS encoding ATP phosphoribosyltransferase regulatory subunit encodes MTDSKRWLLPEGIEEALPPLAERLEACRRQLLDLYHGWGYELVMPPLIEYLESLLTGTGRDLDLQTFKLTDQLNGRLMGVRADMTPQVARIDAHSLNRDVPTRLCYMGTVLHTRPDGFAGSRSPLQVGAELYGHEGADGDVEMIRLMLETFRVCDVRDVFLDLGHVGVYRCLADAAGLSADAQAQLFEMLQRKALPEIREFLGAMSMADDARARLMALADLNGGPEVLDQAREALRGAGEAVSRALDVLSAIASDVQRRYPDVALHVDLAELRGFHYHTGAVFAAYVAGHGQELARGGRYDDIGRVFGRARPATGFSTDLKTLVRLSSQPLATVSGAIFAPPGGDGALDDTVRDLRARGERIIQGLEGQDNDARRMGCDRMLTRDSNNQWIVTEV; translated from the coding sequence ATGACCGATTCGAAGCGCTGGCTGCTGCCCGAAGGCATCGAGGAAGCCCTGCCCCCCCTGGCGGAGCGTCTGGAGGCGTGCCGTCGGCAACTGCTCGATCTCTACCACGGCTGGGGCTACGAACTGGTCATGCCGCCGCTGATCGAATACCTGGAATCGCTGCTCACCGGTACCGGCCGTGACCTGGATCTACAGACCTTCAAACTCACCGACCAGTTGAACGGCCGCCTGATGGGTGTGCGCGCGGACATGACACCGCAGGTGGCGCGCATCGACGCCCACAGCCTCAACCGGGATGTGCCCACGCGCCTGTGCTACATGGGCACGGTCCTGCACACCCGGCCGGACGGTTTCGCCGGCTCGCGCAGCCCCCTGCAGGTGGGTGCGGAGCTCTATGGTCACGAGGGCGCCGACGGGGACGTGGAGATGATCCGGCTTATGCTGGAGACCTTCCGGGTCTGCGACGTCCGGGATGTATTTCTGGACCTTGGCCACGTGGGAGTCTATCGCTGTCTCGCCGATGCGGCGGGACTCTCCGCCGACGCTCAGGCGCAGCTCTTCGAGATGCTGCAGCGAAAGGCCCTGCCCGAGATCCGCGAGTTTCTGGGGGCCATGTCCATGGCCGATGATGCCCGCGCCCGGCTCATGGCCCTGGCCGATCTCAACGGCGGGCCGGAAGTGCTTGACCAGGCGCGGGAAGCGCTCCGGGGCGCCGGGGAGGCGGTGTCGCGGGCGTTGGACGTGCTCTCGGCGATCGCATCGGACGTGCAGCGCCGCTATCCGGACGTGGCCCTGCACGTGGATCTGGCGGAACTGCGTGGATTTCACTATCACACCGGTGCCGTATTCGCCGCGTATGTGGCAGGACACGGACAGGAACTGGCCCGGGGCGGGCGCTACGACGACATCGGCCGCGTGTTCGGCCGTGCCCGTCCGGCCACCGGTTTCAGCACCGATCTCAAGACCCTGGTGCGGCTCTCGAGCCAGCCCCTGGCCACAGTGTCCGGGGCGATCTTCGCGCCCCCCGGCGGGGACGGCGCGCTCGATGACACGGTCCGGGACCTGCGGGCGCGCGGCGAGCGGATCATCCAGGGGCTCGAAGGGCAGGACAACGACGCACGGCGCATGGGCTGTGACCGGATGCTCACGCGCGATTCCAACAATCAATGGATCGTAACGGAAGTCTGA
- a CDS encoding adenylosuccinate synthase, translating into MARFVVVLGSQWGDEGKGKVVDLLTENAAAVVRFQGGHNAGHTLVIGGKKTVLHLIPSGILRDGVECMIGNGVVLAPDALLKEMNELEAEGVPVRERLHLSESCQLILPYHVSLDHAREVARGKAAIGTTGRGIGPAYEDKISRRGLRLGDLFYRERFAAKLGEVLDYHNFVLKNYFKADTLDFQQLLDQALSYAEVLEPLVTDVPERLRQLRLADANVMFEGAQGTLLDIDHGTYPFVTSSNTTAGGACTGSGVGPLDLNYVLGITKAYTTRVGAGPFPTELFDAMGEHLARRGHEFGSTTGRPRRCGWFDAVALNRAVSINSITGLCITKLDVLDGLETLRLCVGYQCGDDKFSVPPAGAEAFATCEPVYEEMPGWQESTVGVTRYEDLPGNARRYLERIQEITGVPVDMISTGPDRDQTIVLRHPFD; encoded by the coding sequence ATGGCTAGATTTGTGGTGGTGCTCGGCAGTCAGTGGGGCGATGAAGGCAAGGGGAAGGTGGTGGACCTGCTCACGGAAAACGCAGCCGCGGTGGTGCGTTTTCAGGGCGGTCACAACGCTGGCCATACCCTGGTGATCGGCGGCAAGAAGACCGTGCTGCACCTGATCCCCTCAGGCATCCTGCGCGACGGTGTGGAATGCATGATCGGCAACGGTGTGGTCCTGGCCCCCGATGCGCTCCTGAAGGAGATGAACGAACTGGAGGCCGAGGGCGTACCAGTGCGCGAGCGTCTGCATCTGTCCGAATCATGCCAGTTGATCCTGCCCTATCACGTGAGCCTGGATCACGCCCGGGAAGTGGCCCGGGGCAAGGCAGCCATCGGCACCACCGGGCGCGGCATCGGGCCGGCCTACGAGGACAAGATATCCCGGCGGGGCCTGCGCCTGGGCGATCTCTTCTACCGCGAGCGTTTCGCCGCGAAGCTGGGCGAGGTGCTGGACTATCACAACTTCGTGCTCAAGAACTATTTCAAGGCCGACACCCTCGACTTCCAGCAGCTGCTGGATCAGGCCCTGTCCTACGCCGAGGTGCTGGAGCCGCTGGTCACCGACGTGCCCGAACGCCTGCGTCAGCTGCGACTTGCGGATGCCAACGTCATGTTCGAGGGCGCCCAGGGCACCCTGCTGGACATCGACCACGGCACCTATCCCTTCGTGACGTCGTCCAACACCACCGCCGGCGGCGCGTGCACCGGCAGCGGCGTGGGGCCCCTGGACCTTAACTACGTGCTGGGCATCACCAAGGCCTACACCACCCGGGTGGGGGCCGGCCCGTTCCCCACCGAGCTGTTCGATGCCATGGGCGAGCATCTGGCCCGGCGCGGCCATGAATTCGGCTCCACCACGGGGAGGCCGCGGCGTTGCGGCTGGTTCGACGCGGTGGCGCTCAACCGCGCGGTATCCATCAACAGCATCACCGGCCTGTGCATCACCAAGCTGGACGTGCTGGACGGACTCGAGACCCTGCGCCTGTGCGTGGGTTACCAGTGCGGCGATGACAAGTTCAGCGTGCCGCCCGCCGGTGCCGAGGCCTTCGCCACCTGCGAGCCTGTCTACGAGGAGATGCCCGGCTGGCAGGAATCCACCGTGGGCGTGACCCGTTACGAGGATCTCCCCGGCAACGCGCGCCGCTACCTGGAACGCATCCAGGAGATCACCGGTGTGCCCGTGGACATGATCTCCACGGGTCCGGACCGGGATCAGACCATCGTCCTGCGTCATCCCTTCGACTGA
- a CDS encoding cytochrome P450: MGAWFRASPAGPVSHHGAPEGQQAGVIMGAANRDETEFPDPDRFDIRRAPNRHLAFGYGRHKCPGKTLARFEARIALQCIIARFPDMALLDEAPGWHTNSCFCGLTALNVRPADTT, encoded by the coding sequence ATGGGGGCATGGTTCCGTGCCTCGCCCGCAGGGCCTGTATCACACCACGGTGCGCCTGAAGGACAGCAGGCGGGTGTGATCATGGGGGCGGCAAATCGGGACGAGACGGAGTTTCCGGATCCAGACCGGTTCGACATACGGCGCGCCCCAAACCGTCATCTGGCCTTCGGGTACGGCCGCCACAAATGTCCGGGCAAGACGCTGGCCCGGTTTGAGGCCCGTATCGCCCTTCAATGCATCATCGCGCGTTTCCCCGACATGGCGCTTCTCGACGAAGCACCCGGCTGGCATACGAACTCCTGCTTCTGCGGATTGACTGCCCTGAACGTCCGCCCGGCGGACACCACCTGA
- the fabG gene encoding 3-oxoacyl-ACP reductase FabG, translating into MTDRFRDRSVIVTGAGKGIGRTIARVFAREGARVLVVDVDAQGAADTAATIRKDGGRAETCAADVGVRADVEVMAGEALKHFGGIDVLVANAGIFPSVTIEEMTEADWDHVHNVNLKGAFFCVKACAAQMRRQGGGRVLLTSSITGPITGFPGWAHYGATKAGMLGFMRTAAIEFARDRVTINAVLPGNIRTEGLADVGPEYLRKMEASIPMGHLGEPEDIAYAMLFLASDEARYITGQTLVVDGGQTLPESALALESE; encoded by the coding sequence ATGACTGACCGATTCAGGGATCGCAGCGTGATCGTCACCGGCGCCGGCAAGGGCATCGGGCGGACCATTGCCCGGGTGTTTGCCAGGGAAGGCGCGCGGGTACTGGTGGTGGACGTGGACGCACAGGGGGCCGCGGACACCGCGGCGACAATCCGCAAGGACGGCGGGCGGGCGGAGACCTGCGCCGCGGATGTCGGTGTACGTGCCGACGTCGAGGTGATGGCCGGCGAGGCCCTCAAGCACTTCGGCGGGATCGACGTGCTGGTGGCCAACGCCGGGATCTTCCCGTCGGTGACCATCGAGGAAATGACCGAGGCCGACTGGGATCACGTGCACAATGTGAACCTGAAGGGGGCCTTCTTCTGCGTGAAGGCCTGCGCCGCGCAGATGCGCCGCCAGGGTGGCGGACGCGTTCTGCTGACCTCGTCGATCACCGGGCCCATTACCGGGTTCCCGGGCTGGGCGCACTACGGTGCCACCAAGGCCGGCATGCTGGGGTTCATGCGCACCGCTGCCATCGAGTTCGCCCGGGACCGCGTCACCATCAATGCCGTGTTGCCGGGAAACATACGCACGGAGGGACTCGCGGACGTGGGGCCCGAGTATCTGCGCAAGATGGAGGCCTCCATTCCCATGGGGCACCTGGGCGAGCCAGAGGACATCGCCTATGCGATGCTGTTCCTGGCATCCGACGAGGCGCGCTACATCACCGGGCAGACCCTGGTGGTGGATGGGGGGCAGACCCTGCCGGAATCGGCGCTGGCACTGGAATCGGAGTGA
- the rnr gene encoding ribonuclease R gives MTRKQKKPSRDPQFEREAARYERPIPSREMILEVIHEADGPVPFDPLAERLGLSDPVDIEALTRRLRAMERDGQLVCNRRGAYVPVNQEDLVRGRVIGHPDGFGFLVPDEGGDDLFLSPRQMKSLLHGDRAVARVVGVDRRGRREGAVIEVLEHNTEQVVGRLFSEGGIGFVTPDNKRITQDILIPPESMGGAREGQIVIAAIREQPTKRTRPIGEIVEVLGEHMAPGLEIDVAIRAHGLPFVWPDEVTEAADKLGARVSSAAKRNRLDLRDMPLVTIDGEDSRDFDDAVYCEPLESGGWRLWVAIADVSHYVSPGDALDQEARHRATSVYFPERVIPMLPEVLSNGLCSLNPKVDRLCMACEMHITSRGRIKSYRFHEALMRSHARLTYTQVAGIVLDRDARLHAGHEALVPHLEELHVLFKVLRKARDKRGAIDFDTTETKIIFGEGKKIERIVPYERNDAHKIIEECMIAANVATAKFLKQHKIPTLYRVHPGPKAEKVEDLRQFLGELGLSLGGGEEPQPKDYTLLLDQVRERPDAHLIQTVLLRSLKQAVYSPEDVGHFGLAHDDYAHFTSPIRRYPDLLVHRAIRHLLRGGTGPNFAYSHEDMVALGEHCSMAERRADEAAWDVEGWLKCEFMQDKVGEIYDGVITSVTSFGLFVELKDIYVEGLVHVTSLSNDFYRFDPVGHRMTGERAGRVYRMGDPLRVRVVRVNLDERKIDFVPVDEEPDAGDAGPGTARRGRGRKRREETPAPGAEPATGDRKKRRRGKRKTGDKAPADGAAAQAAGGKTADQDAAAEPPAKPPRKRRSRKKAGGGEKDAPAAEAPTKTGGSETDEGAATRKRRRPRRSGRRTGRT, from the coding sequence ATGACAAGAAAACAGAAGAAGCCCTCCAGAGACCCACAGTTTGAACGCGAGGCCGCGCGGTACGAACGGCCCATCCCCAGCCGGGAAATGATTCTCGAGGTCATCCACGAAGCGGATGGCCCGGTCCCCTTTGACCCGCTCGCCGAGCGGCTCGGCCTGTCCGACCCCGTGGACATCGAGGCGCTCACACGGCGCCTGCGCGCCATGGAGCGCGACGGCCAGCTGGTGTGCAATCGCCGCGGTGCCTACGTGCCGGTCAACCAGGAGGACCTGGTGCGCGGGCGCGTCATCGGCCATCCGGACGGTTTCGGCTTCCTGGTGCCGGACGAGGGCGGGGACGACCTGTTCCTTTCGCCCCGGCAGATGAAGAGTCTGTTGCACGGCGACCGGGCGGTGGCGCGGGTGGTGGGCGTGGACCGCCGGGGCCGGCGCGAGGGCGCCGTGATCGAGGTGCTCGAGCACAACACCGAGCAAGTGGTGGGCCGGCTGTTCTCCGAGGGCGGCATCGGTTTCGTGACCCCGGACAACAAGCGCATCACCCAGGACATCCTCATCCCGCCGGAGTCCATGGGCGGGGCCCGCGAGGGCCAGATCGTCATCGCCGCCATCCGCGAGCAGCCCACCAAGCGCACCCGGCCCATCGGCGAGATCGTCGAGGTGCTGGGCGAGCACATGGCGCCCGGGCTGGAGATCGACGTGGCCATCCGCGCCCACGGCCTGCCCTTTGTCTGGCCTGATGAGGTCACCGAGGCGGCCGACAAGCTGGGCGCCCGGGTATCGTCGGCCGCCAAGCGCAATCGCCTCGACCTGCGCGACATGCCGCTGGTGACCATCGACGGCGAGGATTCCAGGGATTTCGACGACGCGGTGTACTGCGAACCCCTGGAGAGCGGCGGATGGCGTCTGTGGGTGGCCATTGCCGATGTGTCGCATTACGTGTCGCCCGGCGATGCCCTGGATCAGGAGGCGCGCCATCGCGCGACCTCCGTGTACTTCCCGGAGCGGGTGATCCCGATGCTCCCGGAGGTGCTCTCCAACGGTCTGTGCTCCCTCAACCCGAAGGTGGACCGCCTGTGCATGGCCTGCGAGATGCACATCACCAGCCGCGGTCGCATCAAGTCCTACCGGTTCCATGAGGCGCTGATGCGTTCCCATGCCCGGCTCACCTACACGCAGGTGGCCGGCATCGTGCTGGACCGGGACGCCCGGCTGCACGCCGGGCACGAGGCGCTGGTACCCCACCTGGAGGAGCTGCATGTCCTGTTCAAGGTGCTGCGCAAGGCCCGGGACAAGCGCGGCGCCATCGACTTCGACACCACCGAGACGAAGATCATCTTCGGCGAAGGCAAGAAGATCGAGCGCATCGTGCCCTACGAGCGTAATGACGCCCACAAGATCATCGAGGAATGCATGATCGCCGCCAATGTGGCGACGGCAAAATTCCTCAAGCAGCATAAGATCCCCACCTTGTACCGGGTGCATCCCGGCCCCAAGGCAGAGAAGGTCGAGGACCTGCGCCAGTTCCTGGGCGAACTGGGCCTGAGCCTGGGCGGCGGCGAGGAGCCCCAGCCCAAGGACTACACCCTGTTGCTGGATCAGGTGCGCGAGCGCCCGGACGCCCACCTGATCCAGACGGTGCTGCTGCGTTCGCTCAAGCAGGCGGTGTACAGTCCCGAGGACGTGGGTCACTTCGGGCTTGCCCATGATGACTACGCCCACTTCACCTCGCCCATCCGCCGGTACCCGGATCTGCTGGTGCACCGGGCCATCCGCCACCTGCTGCGCGGCGGCACGGGCCCGAACTTCGCCTACAGTCACGAGGACATGGTCGCCCTGGGCGAACACTGCTCGATGGCCGAGCGCCGCGCCGACGAGGCCGCCTGGGATGTGGAGGGGTGGCTGAAGTGCGAGTTCATGCAGGACAAGGTGGGCGAGATCTATGACGGTGTGATCACGTCGGTCACCTCCTTCGGCCTGTTCGTGGAACTGAAGGACATCTACGTGGAGGGTCTGGTGCACGTGACCAGCCTGTCCAACGACTTCTACCGGTTCGACCCCGTCGGGCACCGCATGACCGGCGAGCGCGCCGGGCGCGTCTACCGTATGGGCGACCCCCTGCGGGTGCGGGTGGTGCGGGTGAACCTGGACGAGCGCAAGATCGACTTCGTGCCCGTCGACGAGGAGCCGGATGCCGGGGATGCCGGTCCCGGCACGGCCCGGCGCGGGCGCGGCCGCAAGCGGCGCGAGGAGACACCGGCCCCCGGGGCAGAGCCGGCGACCGGCGACAGGAAGAAGCGCAGGCGCGGCAAGCGCAAGACCGGCGACAAGGCCCCGGCCGATGGCGCGGCCGCACAGGCGGCCGGCGGCAAGACCGCCGATCAGGACGCGGCCGCAGAACCGCCGGCGAAGCCGCCGCGCAAGCGACGTTCGCGCAAGAAGGCGGGCGGCGGCGAGAAGGACGCGCCTGCCGCCGAGGCCCCGACCAAGACCGGCGGCAGCGAGACGGACGAGGGAGCTGCCACCAGGAAGCGCCGCCGTCCTCGGCGCAGCGGCCGGCGCACAGGCCGTACCTAG